taccctccttccgtttaataatcaaaaacacatcctgattatcagcatgtgctctgttacgacagtctgataaatctcgatcaacactaggcgctggaggactcgcagcacgaagtcgcttcttcgatggggtgtgttttcctaccagtggcccaccaaagccactggtagggggaaatgtagaggtcaaagggtccattgcggtcccacgagcaactagggaactaaaggtccgctcagacagagccccgcgtgcctgagtaagcctaatacaactggggtgtggcaggtgccccagaggttgcccgcttgcgactgttccacctcaacagccatgcatctcataggcacggagcacaccggaagattgaggggtttttatagaggttggccttcctcgcaatccaggcggtcaagccaagattactattccccgcagcacacaacattccaccgccgcgccatacggtggtcgctgaagcatgtccgggggttacggtgacaggagactggcggcgctgaccagtctcCAGCTCAGGACCcctgggtcgccaagcccgtacccagcaaatgaatgctgagcccctgaggggaaaagacttggaagagcagttgaacggaatggccagtgtcttgaaaggaggatataagatgaacatcaacaaaagcaaaacgaggataatggaatgtagtcaaattaaatcgggtgatgctgagggaatgtattaggaaatgagacacttaaagtagtaaaggagttttgctatttagggagtaaaataactgatgatggtcgaagtagagaggatataaaatgtagactggcaatggcaaggaaatcgtttctgaagaagagaaatttgttaacatcgagtatagatttaagtgtcaggaagtcgtttctgaaagtatttgtatggagtgtagccatgtatggaagtgaaacatggacgataactagtgtggacaagaagagaatagaagctttcgaaatgtggtgctacagaagaatgctgaagataaggtgggtagatcacgtaactaatgtggaggtattgaataggattggggagaagagaagtttgtggcacaacttgactagaagaagggatcggttggtaggacatgttttgaggcatcaagggatcacaaatttagcattggagggcagcgtggagggtaaaaatcgtagagggagaccaagagatgaataccctaagcagattcagaaggatgtaggttgcagtaggtactgggagatgaagcagcttgcacaggatagagtagcatgggagctgcatcaaaccagtctcaggactgaagaccacaacaacaacaacaatctgttattaactgcattcgcagtcagccagGCTAtttgaaaagtgcgtttttgtttggcttcacttagaACTATACTGACTATAGGAGTAGGCCGTTTGTCcctcatttcatattttttttcgtacagtacgttaatgtagaaaaatgcgtttttaataaaaaattctataaggtgttcatttgctggctcactcatgttggcgatacaatgaaaatatgcactaaaatcacacaagaataactataacacaaaccgcgcgactgtttacttccgtgttaaaagccagcacagaagcggcagagactagtatCCATACCTGATAGAAAGTGCAGCGCACCGACCTTCGTGGAAGAcgggaagtggggggagggggggggggggggagccgagaACGCTCAGGcccacacagccaggtaagggaagggaggcagagattgagagcagtcgagtctcaaacTGACACTCAGGGTGCGGCGGCACGttctacaaaactgatgtcttcgcacatttagagctcttagcagaaagttgtttatatttttgtttgaattactattgcatctttttaagcacgaatacaggggagactaagtctcaaagtctcccctcacgctacgccactgataGGAAGTAATCAgtttaaatgtaaaaaatgtatttcaCATTCTGGAGAAATTACCTTTTATGTAGGTAGTTTCCACCCCATGTTTTTCAACAGAGCTGCATGAGAGTAGTCGTTTTTCAAGAATACCTGATAGGGCTTGCAGGTAGGCAGACAGAGTCTTTTGCAAATGACAATATCATCCATCTGAGCTGCCCCACTAGCATGAGACCCTCACTCCAGTGAGTTCTATTTGACGAAACTACTGCCAACGATTACAACCACATGTATCCCTGCAATCTTGTATCATCAATAAGTTATTTATTGCTTATTATGTCTGTGAAGTCTCCCCTTTCTTAGTTTCTAAAGCAATGAACAATATCTGATGCAAAGCTATGCAAACGCATCTGCAAGAGGGGAGAATCCCCCACTCCCAGAAATCGGTATAacatcatttttatttatatatagagTGGATAACCATCAGTTGCCTGGAATATATAAGATTTTTTGTGGCACCTAAAAACGACATGCTGTGTCACTTATTTCcataaaaaatggcaattttagagcCTTCCGCCAATTCCTGGAAAGATTTCTGCAGCTGTCCATGAACCTGTGTGAAATCATTTTAATGAGCCACTCAGCTATATTATTGGCTgcaataatgacgttaaaacaccTATACCTATTCCACTAATTACTTTACCACCATTAGTGGGAGATGACTCGTTATCTACCCCTATCTTCCATACTACTGTACATTACCAAATTTTGCAAAAGGAGCTGCATGAAATGGAACATACCCTACATTCTCTTGTTCAAAACTATGTGAATTCATTTTATTGAATCATTGCACTATATTACTGGATGCAATAAATGCACTTTTTTCGGCTACACTATCAAATATTAAAATGTGAATACCACTGCACTAACCATTATTAACAGTATCTGGCTCAACACCTACTATTCCACTGTAGATCACCAAATTTTGCAGTAATTATCTACACAGGTCAGATGGCGCCTAGTGTAGATAGGGAGTATGTTAGCTCCGTACAAAAGTCAAAAAATAACGAGGAGAAGTGTTCGATATGCAACAAATTCTGTGTGTATTATGCCAGTGCATGTATGCCATGTTATATTATCGCAAAAGTAGACGCCAAAAAAAACCTGGTAACAGGAAAATGTTATAATCAGGCATCTCATCCAGCAAGTACTTCGACTCATTCGTGGGAAATGGTGAACTCTGATACAACATGCCATTGCAAGAAACGTGTTGTAAAAGGTATAATgtgcttaaattgtaaaacggttttTCATTATTCGTGTGTTAATGTCAGTCCTAAAAGGAAACTATGGTTCTGCAATAGCTGTTTCAAAGGCGACTTAGGCCAAAAACCTAATGTGAGAAACACCAAAGACGAAGTTATCAGTGCTCTACTGAAAGAGTTTTCAGTTATAAATCATCACGAACACGAACAGTATGAAAAAGAAGCAAAGAGGCTTAGCGTTTTACCTCAAGATACTGTAACTTTTGTTAATAAcagttctgttatttatgtttgtaGAAAGTGCGGGAAAAACACGAACAGTGGTGTAACCTGTTGCGAGTGCGAAAGAAAACATCAGTCTAAAACTCCCGACCAtgttccaaaactttacattttagGCGATAGCCACAGCCGCGGTATTGTCTCACGCATAAATAAAGCTTCAAATGTGAAATCGATGAGCTTTGTAAAGCCTGGGGCGCCCCTCTCAGAAATAAGAAAActagttttttctgaagaaataaaaaagctgtcttcgaaagattttgttgtcctctttggtggatctaatgacatttatcaaaatgatacatctaaagcctgttgcgaattaaacaagtgtttatctgaactaagtcatacaaacgttatcctcgtaaatataccacaaaggtacgacttgatgtcctggtcgtgtgtcaacaaggaaattagtgccgccaatgaacttttttccagtatatgcaaacaatatagaaatgtttctgttgttaatattaataccattggacgcagattccacactactcacgggctgcacctaaatggccttggaaagcaactggttacattaaagctaatggaaactattcagagactgcaatacttaccaacaacatcatcagtggtacctgtatcatcatcacagaaagtatctctaggagtgactaatgcagaatcagatacagtagcagaaaatgcagcagaagtaCCTAAAGAAGCAATACTAACAGAAGTAGAATCAACAGCAGCATCAGAAGAACCACATTCAGTAGCAGCAGAAGTAACTCATCCAGCATTAGAACCAGCTCCCACAGCAGTAACACCATCTCCCtcaccagcagtagcagcacaaactacttcaccagcaatagcagaagaaacaccatcagcaacagcagaagcaactcctccagcagtagaaccagttcctatagcagcagcatcatctcccacaccagcagtagcagaaccaactcctttaccagtaatagcagaaacaactcctccaccagcagcaactaaaccaacttcaccaacagcagaaacatcaccagctcctcctccatcaccttcaagagtagcagaaaagaatagaccagtcacagtaagtaaagtatcacctttgtctcatgatgaagtgataccaaatgatttgggaaaacatgttcctataaaacttgtggacagtaaagtgaaacaaacttccaaccgtgtttcaaacagacccaaaaaattaccaaagagaaatgaagattttttatggtttatcccaaggaagtccaaccgccacctaacgtagattccagggctgaaaaaacaattaaatgttctccattgtcccataatactgtactcctcccctcctgtgacattaacaaaaaccactcaccaactttgtctttcaagataggttatctcaatattgaaagtataagtggaaaacacataattttaaatgaatttgcaaatgagaacttatttgatgcattatgcttaagtgagcactggtgtaaaggaaatgaaatatcttttcatgtactagatgattttcacttagcaaacagttttagcagagagcaacatattcatgggggtgtatcaatttacattaagaagggattaataaattgtagtaatgaactagatctaggatttttgtgcagtgagatacattttgaagccacaggcgtatatctggatcatttaaaaattgctattgtatctctttatagatcaccagatggaagtccattaatatttttagaaaaacttgagactttactaaacttctttcttagtcctcagtggaagaaatatagCATCGTAATTGGTGGTGACATCAATGccgcatttgatgtaaacaaagatgtgcacactgtaaatgaatttaaaaacctgttacgacaattcaacttcatttttacgaactgcaaacccacaagacagtccgcttgtctcgacaacatacttacaaatgtcaatagagagttactgtcttcagatgtagctgtcttcgatttctcggaccatgactcagtttgggtaaaaataggtacagataggcctaacatggagtataaggagtttaaagagcctaaagtagtcatcacaagaccaataacgcaagaaaaattgtctaattttatggtctcactcagtaattatgactggtcacatctgtttaacaataatgctcaggactctgccaatacattgtttgatagattttttcattatttcttaaatatattcgagactaactgccctcaatacaaatgtaaagttaaccctaaaagtaacagtaatagacatagggataagagtccatggtataccgctcaactagccaatatgaaaagaaggttgttgttgtatagagattcttacagacttaagaaaactgatatggctaaacaaaggtactcaagagcacaaaaagaatataagtatgctttaaatgaggccaaaaaacaacataacctagtcagcattgagtcatcaaaaaataaatgcagaaaagcatggactataataaattcagtggccaaaagcaagcagaaagttgaggtagtaatttcagcagacgaatttaataactactgtataaaatctgttaaccaaattagggaaagcattgtgaggccacaagagactgttgttgatctcattaaataccataatgtagactacaccctgaacgataaattccttttaacagaggtcacaccagatgttgttttaactcttgtaaataactttagaccctctgatagtgaagatatatatggtatttcttgtaatatgttaaaaaagataattggctacatagtatatcctcttactaaatgtataaatagatgtctaattgaaggagtattcccagaagtattaaaattatccagggtagtgcccatttacaagaaaggagacaaaaattgcccatctagctatcgcccaatatccctgacacctattttatctaaagttttggaatccatcatctactcccagttgtgtgattatctgacatgtaataacattattactccggtacaatttggctttaggaagggcaaatccacagtccatgccattgactccctgattaaaaaggtgcttaatgcttatgaaagaaaaaattttgctcaggctacattttgtgatctgagcaaagccttcgattctgtggagcatatttcactcctcaacaaactagtttattacggaatcacaaacagtgaagtcgacaacatttttgaatctttcctcagcaaccgtagacaaattgtttgtattggtaaacagagatcacagctagctgaagttaagtgcggtgtgccacaaggctcagtattaggacctctgctatttatcctaatgacaaatgatctaccatcctacataaatactcactccattctctatgcagatgataccacttttttcaatatcagctcagacattgatatgctccaaactgtggcaaatgacacaatatcacaggcatcagtctggttccgagctaatggtttcctgcttaatgaaagtaaaactcaaaagattgtatttagtttgagagatccgccagcagaagacttcaagaatagtgttaagttcttaggtattgttatagatactaaactgacttgggagccacatattaaatacattagtgcaaggctgtctagagtggtgtatttgttaaagaatttaataaaccatgtacctgcggcctatgtaagatcagcctactttgctttttttcaaagtattatatcttatgggcttttaatatggggcaatagctcacaccttcaggacattctggtacttcagaagaaagtaattcgaatt
This portion of the Schistocerca nitens isolate TAMUIC-IGC-003100 chromosome 7, iqSchNite1.1, whole genome shotgun sequence genome encodes:
- the LOC126195508 gene encoding uncharacterized protein LOC126195508 — translated: METIQRLQYLPTTSSVVPVSSSQKVSLGVTNAESDTVAENAAEVPKEAILTEVESTAASEEPHSVAAEVTHPALEPAPTAVTPSPSPAVAAQTTSPAIAEETPSATAEATPPAVEPVPIAAASSPTPAVAEPTPLPVIAETTPPPAATKPTSPTAETSPAPPPSPSRVAEKNRPVTVSKVSPLSHDEVIPNDLGKHVPIKLVDSKVKQTSNRVSNRPKKLPKRNEDFLWFIPRKSNRHLT